CAAACTAGTCATGCCAAGCACATGTTTTTGGCAGTCAAGGCAAATGGTTATGGGCACGGGATTCTGGAAATCGCGCACGCAGCAGTAAATGCGGGCGTTTATGGGTTAGCAGTGGCCGTGGCTGATGAAGCGGTCGTCTTACGGCAAAATGGAATCACGATTCCAATTATGGTGCTGGGTTATACGGAACCGCAATATGCCGAAATCTTGGCGCAACACGATATCATCGCCAGTGTAGTTAGTGCTGATTGGTTGACGGATGCACTAGATTTCTTAACTGGGAATCACGCATTGCAAGTGTCGATTTCACTTGATACAGGCATGAATCGGATTGGCATGCGGACGAAAAATGAGTTACACCGCGCAATCGATATGATTAAGGCGCACCCCAATATGTACGAATGGTTAGGCTTGATGACCCACTTTGCGACCGCTGACTCAACTGACGAAGCGTACTTTGAAAAGCAACTGGCACGCTGGCATGATTTAACCGATGATTTGGCTGAGCTACCACCAATGGTACACGTCGCCAATTCTGGGGCAGCGATGTATCATGCTGACGAAGTGCCAACTGATTTTATTCGGGTGGGCACGGTCGCGTATGGCTGGGAACCATCTGGTAAAGAATTGGCTACGGGCGAAGGCTTGGCCCCCATTTTGAGTATCAAGTCAGCTTTGAGCTTTGTTAAGCAATTAGATGGCGATGAAGGGATCAGCTACGGGCGGACTTATGAGACCGATTGCCAGCAATGGATTGGCACGATTCCTTTAGGTTACGGCGATGGCATTGACCGCAATATGCAGGGATTTGAAATCCTAGTTGGTAATGAAAAGGCCAAAATTGTTGGTCAAATAGCGATGGATCAACTGATGGTGCGCCTCCCCCACGAAATGCCAGTGGGGACGGAAGTAACGTTAGTCGGCTCAAACGGGCAGCAGTCAATTGATATTTGGGATGTGACCAAGTATGTCGGTTCGCAACCATGGGAATTTACCAATCGTTTAACGGAACGGTTACCACGCTTCCTAGTTGATTAGAATAGGCAGATAAAAGCGGGAGAATGGTTATGAGTGAAGCACAATTACAAACAAATGCGGCTGGGCACTTAAGTATTGGCGGTTATGATGCCGTGACATTAGCGACAGAATTTCAAACGCCCTTGGTAGTCTATGACGTAGCTAAAATTCGTCAACAGATTCGGGATTTTAAACAGGTATTTAATGAAGAAAATATAAATTACGCCGTTAGTTATGCTTCCAAAGCGTTTGCGACAATTGCGATGTATCAAGTGGTCGCCCAAGAAGGTGCGCACATCGATGTGGTGTCGGGTGGCGAACTCTATACGGCGATGCAAGCGGATTTCCCGATGGCTGATGTGAGTTTTCACGGTAACAACAAAGCGTATGCAGAATTAGAAATGGCCGTCGATGCCCAAGTTGGTGCGATTATCGTGGATAATTTTGATGAGTTGGCGATGCTGACGACGATTTTGGCAGCTAAAGATACGCGCGTCAATGTGATGCTCCGGTTAACGCCAGGAATTTCCGCGCATACCCATGAATATGATCAAACAGGCCAAACCGATAGCAAATTTGGCTTTGACATTGAATCGGGGCAAGCGCGCCAAGCGTTGGATTTTGTCTTAGCAAATGACCGGTTCCAGATGCGCGGTATCCACGCCCACATCGGTTCGCAAATTTTTGAAGTCACAGGCTTTGTGGCCGCGGCAGAAAAATTAGTCGCCACCATCGTCGAATGGCGGGATGCGATTGGTTATGAACCAGAAGTAATCAACGTGGGTGGTGGTTTTGGTATTCGCTATACGACTGATGATGATCCGATTCCAGCTAGTGATTTTGTTAAAGCTATCATTCAGGCAGTGAAGCAAGCAACCGCGACCAATCATTTAGCGATGCCCGCCATTTGGATTGAACCTGGGCGCTCAATTGTCGGTGAAGCTGGATATAGCCTCTATACCGTTGGGACGCGCAAGGTTGTGCCGGATTTATTGCCATACATCAATGTGGACGGGGGGATGGGCGACAATATTCGGCCAGCGCTTTATCAAGCCAAATACGAAGCCATCCTCGCAAATAATCCGCAGGCGCCAACGACGCGTAAAGTACGGATTTCGGGGAAGTATTGTGAGTCAGGCGATATTTTAGTTTATGAACAAGATATGCCGGCGGTGCAAACTGGCGATATTATCGCGTTATTAGCGACGGGTGCTTATGGCTATTCGATGGCGTCAAATTATAACCGGAATCCGCGGCCGGCGGTGGTCTTCATTGAAAACGGGGCGGCCAAGGTGGTTGTCGAGCGCGAAACATATGCGGATTTAGTCCGCCTCGATAGGAGTTACTTATAACTTTAGGTGCACTGCTGCTTCCAGTTAGGTGTATAAAGTGTAGGATACTTGTACCAAACTAACGAAACGTTTAAGGAATCTGCTTTTCGGCGTGGTGAATACCGCGATGGGAAGTGAGAATCACTTCGCTCAGTGGAAATGAGAGGGGTTAGCGCTTTAGCAGGGAACGCTGTCACTTCGCGTCGACTTGCTAAGACTACATCAGCACGAAAAACAGAATTCATGCCACACGGTGAATATTGCCGACATAAAAGCAACAATAAGGGGAAAACATGACACAATTAAATTCACAAGAAATTATCAATTTTATTAGTAATGCTAAAAAGCGAACACCGGTCAAAGTTTACTTGAAAGGGAATTTAGGGGTGTTGGAAATTCCCGAGAGTATTCAAGGGTTTATTGAAAATCATACGGGGACGATTTTTGGTGATTGGGCGGATGTGCAACCGTTCTTGGCGGCCAATAAATTAAAAATTGCGGATTACGTGGTGGAAAATGATACGCGTAATTCGGCGGTGCCGCTCCTGGATTTGAAGGGGATTAATGCGCGGATTGAACCCGGCGCGACGATTCGTGAGCAAGTTGTGATTGGCGATAATGCGGTGATTATGATGGGGGCGCTGATTAATATTGGCGCTGAAATCGGTGAAAGTACGATGATTGATATGGGAGCAGTGCTTGGTGGCCGCGCGATTGTCGGCAAGCACGCGCATGTCGGGGCGAATGCCGTTTTAGCGGGTGTTATTGAGCCGGCTTCGGCTACTCCAGTCATTGTTGAAGATGATGTTTTGATTGGTGCCAATGCGGTGGTGCTTGAAGGTGTGCGCATTGGTCAAGGCGCGATTGTTGCGGCTGGGGCAATTGTGACTGAAGATGTGGCGCCGTACACGGTTGTCGGGGGAGTGCCTGCTCGTAAATTGAAAGATGTTGATGCAAAAACAATTTCGAAGACAGGGCTCCTGGAAGCATTAAGAAAGTTGTGATGAGATGGTATTAACGGAAGCAGAATTAATTAATATTCGGCGTGAACTGCACCAAATTCCAGAATTAGCGCTAGCAGAATTTACGACAATTGCCAAAATTCGGGCAATTGTTGGGGGATTTGACCAGACGTATTTGGAAACGACGATGGTGCCTGAATTACCCACGGCATGGTTGGTGAAAGTTAATGGTAGTAACCCAGTGCGGACGATTGGCTACCGGACGGATATTGATGGCTTGCCAATTGAAGAAGCGACGGGCTTGCCGTTTAGTTCGGTGCACCCCGGGCGGATGCATGCGTGTGGGCACGATATTCATATGAGTGTGGCGCTGGGGTTGTTGAGTTATTTCGCTGAGAATCAGCCGACTGATAACTTGATTTTTATTTTCCAACCGGCAGAAGAAAGCATTTCGGGCGGGAAGCTTCTATATGATAGCGGCATTTTACAAGGTGATTGGCAGCTTGATGAAATTTATGGGCTCCATGATAATCCGAGTTTGCCAGTGGGGACGATTGGTTGTCGGCCGGGCACGCTGTTTGCGGGGACGACGGAAATTAATTTGCAGCTCACTGGTAAAGGTGGGCACGCGGCGTTTCCACATCTGGCAAATGATATGGTGGTCGCGTTAAGCAGCTGGGTGACGCAGTTGCAAACGATTGTGTCACGCAATGTCGATCCGATTGTTGGTGGCGTTGTGACGATTGGGCAAATGCATGCTGGCACGACGAGTAACGTGATTGCTGGTCAAGCGACGGCGGATGGGACGATTCGGGCGTTGGAGCAAACAACGATTGAAGCCATTCAAGAGCGCGTGCGCCAGGTTACTGACGGGATTGCGTTGAGTTTTGACTGTGAAGCCGAGCTGATTTTGAAGCAAGATGGCTATTTGCCAGTTGAAAATGATCCCGAATTAACAACTAATTTGATTGATTATATGGCGAAGACGGACACGGT
This is a stretch of genomic DNA from Periweissella cryptocerci. It encodes these proteins:
- a CDS encoding N-acetyldiaminopimelate deacetylase; this encodes MVLTEAELINIRRELHQIPELALAEFTTIAKIRAIVGGFDQTYLETTMVPELPTAWLVKVNGSNPVRTIGYRTDIDGLPIEEATGLPFSSVHPGRMHACGHDIHMSVALGLLSYFAENQPTDNLIFIFQPAEESISGGKLLYDSGILQGDWQLDEIYGLHDNPSLPVGTIGCRPGTLFAGTTEINLQLTGKGGHAAFPHLANDMVVALSSWVTQLQTIVSRNVDPIVGGVVTIGQMHAGTTSNVIAGQATADGTIRALEQTTIEAIQERVRQVTDGIALSFDCEAELILKQDGYLPVENDPELTTNLIDYMAKTDTVNYVEVAPAMTGEDFGYLLAKIPGAMFWLGVDSPYSLHSEHLAPNEAAIQMGIDAICGFLIDRMQQAQ
- the dapD gene encoding 2,3,4,5-tetrahydropyridine-2,6-dicarboxylate N-acetyltransferase, whose translation is MTQLNSQEIINFISNAKKRTPVKVYLKGNLGVLEIPESIQGFIENHTGTIFGDWADVQPFLAANKLKIADYVVENDTRNSAVPLLDLKGINARIEPGATIREQVVIGDNAVIMMGALINIGAEIGESTMIDMGAVLGGRAIVGKHAHVGANAVLAGVIEPASATPVIVEDDVLIGANAVVLEGVRIGQGAIVAAGAIVTEDVAPYTVVGGVPARKLKDVDAKTISKTGLLEALRKL
- the alr gene encoding alanine racemase, with product MVVASLRPSRIEISQAAFNQNIRTTMQTSHAKHMFLAVKANGYGHGILEIAHAAVNAGVYGLAVAVADEAVVLRQNGITIPIMVLGYTEPQYAEILAQHDIIASVVSADWLTDALDFLTGNHALQVSISLDTGMNRIGMRTKNELHRAIDMIKAHPNMYEWLGLMTHFATADSTDEAYFEKQLARWHDLTDDLAELPPMVHVANSGAAMYHADEVPTDFIRVGTVAYGWEPSGKELATGEGLAPILSIKSALSFVKQLDGDEGISYGRTYETDCQQWIGTIPLGYGDGIDRNMQGFEILVGNEKAKIVGQIAMDQLMVRLPHEMPVGTEVTLVGSNGQQSIDIWDVTKYVGSQPWEFTNRLTERLPRFLVD
- the lysA gene encoding diaminopimelate decarboxylase gives rise to the protein MSEAQLQTNAAGHLSIGGYDAVTLATEFQTPLVVYDVAKIRQQIRDFKQVFNEENINYAVSYASKAFATIAMYQVVAQEGAHIDVVSGGELYTAMQADFPMADVSFHGNNKAYAELEMAVDAQVGAIIVDNFDELAMLTTILAAKDTRVNVMLRLTPGISAHTHEYDQTGQTDSKFGFDIESGQARQALDFVLANDRFQMRGIHAHIGSQIFEVTGFVAAAEKLVATIVEWRDAIGYEPEVINVGGGFGIRYTTDDDPIPASDFVKAIIQAVKQATATNHLAMPAIWIEPGRSIVGEAGYSLYTVGTRKVVPDLLPYINVDGGMGDNIRPALYQAKYEAILANNPQAPTTRKVRISGKYCESGDILVYEQDMPAVQTGDIIALLATGAYGYSMASNYNRNPRPAVVFIENGAAKVVVERETYADLVRLDRSYL